The Pangasianodon hypophthalmus isolate fPanHyp1 chromosome 14, fPanHyp1.pri, whole genome shotgun sequence nucleotide sequence AAGTTCTTTAACTCCTCATGACAGGGGATTTATAGCACGGGAGCGTAAACTTTCCTTTTGCTGTccattgtaatttttaaaactctttttcacattaaaaCCACAATATAAGTTGATTTTTGCAATCAGATGGCAGTGGGGAACATGAATGCATGGTATAATACATTCTGAAACTGATGGAAAACTCAAACTGATCCATTTTTGGCATTGTATAGCATTTCTGTAGCTCCAGGTACAGTACTAGTGCAGTAATTGATCctaaaaatactgaaaacatgAATGCATTAAGTCAATACAATTCTATGCACCGAAACGGCGTTAAACAAATATGAACTGaattttaatttagattaaTTAAAGATGCTGCAAAGATGATTtcatcatacatacatatgttacGATGTCACAACATGCATTCAATGCAATTGTCATTATAATAAACCGGCTAAAAcctcttattatttattacgtTATCAGGACTGTGTCAGATGGCAGATTGCACATTTGATTGACAGCGTCATTTCCATGGCAACATAAATCCTCCTCAGACAATAGCCCTATTTGCACGGGATTAGCTTTATACGTGGAGAtgggtaatgtaattattacccAGGTATCTCTGGGATCATCCGATTCCATCATGTCAGTATTTCTTACGGGCTGCGCGTATAAGCGTCTCAAATGATTACGCTGTATTTTACCTAAAATCAGCAGTATTATATATCCCGTCTgaattgacatgttggtaaagattgcgttatatcctgtgggaaaagaggttttggGCTTTTTCATtagtataaagacactccagggAGTGCTTGCACTTTTCTATCATCTGCCACCGAAACCAAAACGAAAGCGAGTTTAAAATGCACGACGATAAATTATAGACAACGTCTCGGAGAAGCGACGCTTCCGAGAGTTTTAGGTAAGTTATTGTgttcctagcacaggtacagCATACAGACATGTTACCTACTCGTGATTAAGCATGATTTGCATGGACACGCCCCCTATGACAAGTGCTTATAATAAAGGACAAGAACAAAatcagtttttaataaaattaggcGTATGTAATATGTAGGCGTATGTAATATGTaggtgtatatatgtatgtatgacaCACCTATCTTTGAGTCCCTCTCATACCAGGCATTAATATGTGTTTATGCTCCTGAGTGAGGcaccaatcatgggcatctgtgagctcatgtatgcagaagggggcagatagctctttcctccatGCGTGTTACGCCGCCCcatgacacagcatgagcagcagttcgaaaagatgtggttggctggcttcacgtgtgtcataggaagcatgtgatagtcTTCACCTTCACGAGTTGGTAGCCCTCATATGATAGAGGAGACCTAATTGGTGGGTgcgaattggccaagactaaattaaggagaaaattggggggaaaagaaaaagcaaaaagcatGTGTCCTGGGTGATCGGATCATAAGTGGACCACactaagtacaggtgtgaacgGGGTCCAATGTGTCTGAGACGCACTCTGATCCGCTCACTCAAACCACGTTCGGAGGTGATCTAGGACGTATTTGAACACATAACATTTGTAGCCTGAACACAAACATGTAACGACGCATCACGGACAGCAGTCAAGGATCCCCTAATCGACTGCATCATTGCCCGAGCCGTGGAAATTGCGCTGAAATGTAGAGTTCTCCATCACTAGTTTAATGGATAAATGcgatgctataacagcagatacgaaagcagctgctttttgtAGCTTCTTTTGTCATCTCATCTTGCGTTCATTTATAAGTTTCATTGGCAGAAACAGCCTGTATAGGTACACGAGACAGGATTCGCTGGACGTTTCTGCCTGAAAACTAACGCAGTAGAAGACTGCTATAATAAATGTGTGCGACATTTCACCCAGCGGAAGCGATATATTTGAAATCTAACCACAAGTGTTCATTAGAGATGCATTCATAATGCCAGGTGTAAACTGCTGTCCGTTTCGGTTGTCCACTTGTGATCGAATCACTCGAGACGGATGTTAATACCAGGTTCTGAACAGGGCCTATTCCATATGAATTGATCAGATTTGCTACAGACGTCCTCTGACAACACACATGTCTGGAAATTTTACCACCAAACTGTGATAAATTGTTCAGAAATTAAAATCCTAATCCATGTTTTTCATACTGAGCTGTAAAAATTAGACCTTTACACAAAGTCATAATTATGTATTATAAGTATTACACGGCTATAGATATGGTCGCTGTGCTAGAATCTAGGACATGAATCAACAATCAGTCTTTACAGTGAAACCCTCCAGTGCAGTATTTAGCAAGTAATTGGTAATTAGCAGATAGCTGCTAAATGAGCCCTAATTGAACACGTTAGCTAGCATGAACTCTAACAATAGGCTAATAAAATAGTCAacaatagggtggtgtgatgaggcagAGGTACTGTCCCTGTGgtttagctgttactatagaaacagtaacgtgttagaacgagcgtgttaatgtaaacctgtgattcgcggctgcactactgtcagggctgctgttatagaaaattaatcaacacctcctgtcCAAttagaatccagaattcaacagtgctgtggtataaaattataatactgattctgatcatttaatttcagttgCACGGATCAGATTTTGATCAGTTTCTATTAGTGCAGAAAGGTAAAATTTGATCTACATCCAAATTAaattctgcctttttttttatttaatctcccAGACATAGTCCCAAGGCATGTCTGCTTTGAAGGAGAATAtcaagaaagaggaaaatgaCAAGCCCATGTCAGAAATCTCTGGGCCTCTAACGAGCAAGCCAGCGTTCTCTTCTGAAGGAAGTGTATTAGAAGCATCAATGCAGTGCCCACATGAGAACATGACACCAAACAGTGACCAAGCAGATCTTCTAAAGCATGTTAGTTTTATTGACTCCAAATGTGCTGATGGACCTGCCAAAGCTGCCTATGTCAATGGATCAGCTTCACCCAGCATTTCACAAGAAATGTTATTGGACATCTCCAAAAATGTAACGGGATTGCTGCCTAAGtcaatgcacacacaaaattcTACCAACAAACCAATCATCCAGTTAGAAGACTGCGAGACGCTTAGAAAAGATGGAGAAATGGCCTTAAGACAGATGGTAACGGCTGAAGATGTGGAAAATCGGGGCATATGGGGCTTTGATGTGGATTCTCCAGAGAATTCATTGGACAGTtatgatgatggagatgatcTTGAGTGGACTCCCCAGAAAGAGTTCATGAAGCTTCTGCTGGAGGATCAGGACTGTTCTGAAACGGAGGCTAAAATACCTGCTGCTTCATCTAGAAGGAAGTGTAAATTGGACAAGGTGATGATGGTAAGTCCCACAGAAAACTCAAAAAACTATCACCTTGGAGAGGCCAGTCAAAAAGAAGCAGACCCTGAAACTAAACAATCCAAAATGCATTCATCAAGATCAAACAAGTCACAGTACTCAAACGGAACAGCAGTGGCCTTCAAACACCTTTTACAGAAACCAGCAAAAATCGTGAAGAATAGTCAAAAGTCTGGATATGTTAGAGAAAATCTGTCTAGAGACTCTGGTTCGGAGGAAGAGCCTGCATTATTTCCCAGCAATAGCAGTTTTAAGGACAAAGCTCATTCACAAACGCACACAAAAAACTGTTCGAATCAAAAGCCATTCATATGCAAAGAGTGTGGAAAGGACTTTTATAATCACACCTCACTTTTGAAACACATAACTGTTCACCAGACAAAAAGACGTCAAACTGTTGAGGAAATTACAGGAACAGATGAAATAACAAACGAGGGCAAAGACGCAAGGTTACAGTGTCCACAGTGCACTTTCGGAACCAACTGCCCCAATACCTTTGTCCAACACGCAAAAACACACGAGAAAGACAAGCGATATTATCCCTGTCAAAAGTGTAACTTCTTGGCAGCGAGTAAACATGAGCTAATTGCTCATATGCTTAGCAAGCATCCTGTCACTGATGCTCAGTGTACGATAATCAGAAGGCAAGATGTACTACAGGGACAAAAAGTTGGTAAGTCAGGTAGAAAACCAAACTTGGTAAGGAATCACAAATCTTTGGACAAAGATTTGCTATTCTTACACGACTCAGAAAATAGCAACTGTTCATCTTCACCTGAGAGCGATACACAACAATCCATGGAACCCGAAGACTCGAACGGTCTTTTACAAACGGATAAACCAAAATCAAAAGACACTGCCGATgataaaatggacaaaagtGAATCGAAACTTGACAAATCGATTCACACATTGCTATCCCGGAAGAGGAATCGTGACTCAGAAAGCAAGTCTACTCCAAACTTTGAAGAAATTAGTGTTAGGGCTGAGAGTCCAGACCTTGGTAAATGCTGCATTGATGATCCCCTCAATCCAGAAGAGGGATCACCATCTCCTGCCAAGTGCAAGGGGAAACTATTTGCACTAAAGGATGACAACTCGGTTTGCACTCTAAAATCTGATGGTAATGGTCAAGGATTCAGCTGTAATAATGACTGTTCTAAAGGAGAAAACTCGAGCACTAACCACAAACGCTTACCTTCGGAGAAGCTGACTTTAAAGAAGTCCCCttccaaaagaaaaatgtccacTCCATTCCACAACCTACAAGGCCAAGATATTCTGATAGATTTTCCCAAATGCAGGCAAATCTTCCAGAAAAACTCTAATCTTTatcttattaaaaaatgtgattctAAAGATGGCATACATATCAGCAACACCACATTTAGAAGCCCAGATGCCTCGTGTGAGCTCTCCAAGCAAGAATCAGGTTTGCTGCAGACAGTTTCTATCAAAGAAGAATGCATGGAAACAGAAGTCTGTGGTGATACCAACATATCGGATCCCGTAGTGAAAAACGGGGACGTCAAGGTCGATCTAAAGTCTTGCCCCTACTGCCCCGCTGTGTTTCAGTCAGGGATCGGTCTCTCCAACCATATACGAGGGCATCTGCACAGGGTGGGCGTAAGCTATAAAGCACGTCATGTTGTGTCTGTAGCCCAAGTGGCTTCCCAAGATAAAGTGCCTCCTGTTCGACGGAGGATGGCAGCGATACCTCAAATTAAAACaggtaagcttttttttttttttttttaacctttaagtTTTCTCCAGTTGCCCCATTCACTTAAAGTACGGTCACGTCCAAGACTTGGGCTTTCCAATTCAAGGGCTTGTATCCTGTACAGCTCGGCTATAATGAAGATACATACTTTAGACACCATGTAAAAGAAACTTGCTTGCAAAGTCTTTCCCCATGCATGGTAAATCCTGGTGACCTTTTACTGTTCCcataatacctttttttttaacttgcttGCAAGGTTTCCCATGGTTTCTCAAAGTTTGGTCAAGTATAAGACTTGGGCAATCAAATAATTCTTGGTAAAAACCTTTTGTTTTCCCATTGTAACATTGTTTTACAGTACATCTTTGGTTGTTTTAACCTGTTCCCTCAGGCAGTCAGGCAGTGAGTTAATGAATGGTACAAATTCTGGATGATTATATCATGAGAATACTACTAATGCAATAGGACAGGTGTATTTAGCTAAAATTCCTTGTTTACAAAGGTttggataagcaactaacatgtcTAAATGGTGACCTTTTACCTTTtaactttttcctttttaatgtgtaaccattaatgattagtttatggctataaagaAGACAGCTTGGAGTGGTTACGTTCACTTTTCATGTTACACACCTTTGACTATTGCCATAGTGTGTGAACAGATGAGTTTTAGATTTGAAGCCGAGTTTTAGGTTTAGGTTGTGAAGATTTGcctaagagcattagtgaggtcaggcactgatgtctggCAAGAAGGCTTGGTGCAAAGTTGTTGTTTGAATtcaccccaaaggtgttcagtggggttgaggtcaggg carries:
- the znf644a gene encoding zinc finger protein 644a isoform X1, whose translation is MSALKENIKKEENDKPMSEISGPLTSKPAFSSEGSVLEASMQCPHENMTPNSDQADLLKHVSFIDSKCADGPAKAAYVNGSASPSISQEMLLDISKNVTGLLPKSMHTQNSTNKPIIQLEDCETLRKDGEMALRQMVTAEDVENRGIWGFDVDSPENSLDSYDDGDDLEWTPQKEFMKLLLEDQDCSETEAKIPAASSRRKCKLDKVMMVSPTENSKNYHLGEASQKEADPETKQSKMHSSRSNKSQYSNGTAVAFKHLLQKPAKIVKNSQKSGYVRENLSRDSGSEEEPALFPSNSSFKDKAHSQTHTKNCSNQKPFICKECGKDFYNHTSLLKHITVHQTKRRQTVEEITGTDEITNEGKDARLQCPQCTFGTNCPNTFVQHAKTHEKDKRYYPCQKCNFLAASKHELIAHMLSKHPVTDAQCTIIRRQDVLQGQKVGKSGRKPNLVRNHKSLDKDLLFLHDSENSNCSSSPESDTQQSMEPEDSNGLLQTDKPKSKDTADDKMDKSESKLDKSIHTLLSRKRNRDSESKSTPNFEEISVRAESPDLGKCCIDDPLNPEEGSPSPAKCKGKLFALKDDNSVCTLKSDGNGQGFSCNNDCSKGENSSTNHKRLPSEKLTLKKSPSKRKMSTPFHNLQGQDILIDFPKCRQIFQKNSNLYLIKKCDSKDGIHISNTTFRSPDASCELSKQESGLLQTVSIKEECMETEVCGDTNISDPVVKNGDVKVDLKSCPYCPAVFQSGIGLSNHIRGHLHRVGVSYKARHVVSVAQVASQDKVPPVRRRMAAIPQIKTEVDLPLIEQPSEPKSELTCPLCREWFDTKTGLSNHVRGHLKRLGKPCSTSTTKSPVIILKELMRDKKQFQIKLQALEKKCRSRNSIYPFKFSNGLIISTAKVQRFAQGGKRHGHVSSRSAEEKKRTESNKDAMKGSPSSDLIGILKKRRAHEEAKVKTLPQTARKALLVNAVKERDASAQLPNSVSEKSELNRKVCVHCNATFHSGVSLSNHLRAYARRKRNALLEGTTYDCKRKQRSRSGSKKKTHPLLHTPEEIYRLTCRFCDLVFQGPLSVQEDWVKHLQRHIMNTAVPHTGAAMVEVTCFPKDANTHTHPQTSS
- the znf644a gene encoding zinc finger protein 644a isoform X2, with the protein product MSALKENIKKEENDKPMSEISGPLTSKPAFSSEGSVLEASMQCPHENMTPNSDQADLLKHVSFIDSKCADGPAKAAYVNGSASPSISQEMLLDISKNVTGLLPKSMHTQNSTNKPIIQLEDCETLRKDGEMALRQMVTAEDVENRGIWGFDVDSPENSLDSYDDGDDLEWTPQKEFMKLLLEDQDCSETEAKIPAASSRRKCKLDKVMMVSPTENSKNYHLGEASQKEADPETKQSKMHSSRSNKSQYSNGTAVAFKHLLQKPAKIVKNSQKSGYVRENLSRDSGSEEEPALFPSNSSFKDKAHSQTHTKNCSNQKPFICKECGKDFYNHTSLLKHITVHQTKRRQTVEEITGTDEITNEGKDARLQCPQCTFGTNCPNTFVQHAKTHEKDKRYYPCQKCNFLAASKHELIAHMLSKHPVTDAQCTIIRRQDVLQGQKVGKSGRKPNLVRNHKSLDKDLLFLHDSENSNCSSSPESDTQQSMEPEDSNGLLQTDKPKSKDTADDKMDKSESKLDKSIHTLLSRKRNRDSESKSTPNFEEISVRAESPDLGKCCIDDPLNPEEGSPSPAKCKGKLFALKDDNSVCTLKSDGNGQGFSCNNDCSKGENSSTNHKRLPSEKLTLKKSPSKRKMSTPFHNLQGQDILIDFPKCRQIFQKNSNLYLIKKCDSKDGIHISNTTFRSPDASCELSKQESGLLQTVSIKEECMETEVCGDTNISDPVVKNGDVKVDLKSCPYCPAVFQSGIGLSNHIRGHLHRVGVSYKARHVVSVAQVASQDKVPPVRRRMAAIPQIKTEVDLPLIEQPSEPKSELTCPLCREWFDTKTGLSNHVRGHLKRLGKPCSTSTTKSPVIILKELMRDKKQFQIKLQALEKKCRSRNSIYPFKFSNGLIISTAKVQRFAQGGKRHGHVSSRSAEEKKRTESNKDAMKGSPSSDLIGILKKRRAHEEAKVKTLPQTARKALLVNAVKERDASAQLPNSVSVITQQGKERIKHNKNVSFATFNFVTFTMSHVLTQDLNKIFMLERVNRILQFVFSQFI